The Oncorhynchus mykiss isolate Arlee chromosome 10, USDA_OmykA_1.1, whole genome shotgun sequence nucleotide sequence GAAGGTGTCGAGTTACTGTTTTCTCATCTAGGTAACAAATGTCAAAAATCTCATTATCAACTTCATTCTGTATTCTCTGAAACCATCTAATTTCTGTTATTTCTGTTCATGCAATTGTTGCCTTTTCCTTTTCTTATTACAGATTCCACAATCACAGAAATCTACAGTTATGCTACACCAACAACAGTGAGAGCGAGGATGATGATACGGAGGAAGGGGCTGGCAAAGAGGTGAGCGATTCCCTCCTGTATTATAGTCTAGCTCAAGACTGGGACAAAAACCTACACACATTGCGGCACTCTAGGACGAGGTGTGAAGAACTCTGTTCTACAGTGATGtatcattcattcatccatcagggttggggtcaattacatttaaattccagtcaattcaggaagtacactgaaattccaattccaactctcttcaatgcttttcaattatgAAAATTTGGAATTtaaatttggtttactttctgaactgactggaatttaaatggaattgaccccaaccctggcatCCATACTCATGCCATTTTGTGTTTCCTGTTAACTGTCAGGGTTCTAAAGAGGCAGGTAGCCATGGTTACCATCCCTCTGGCCTGAAGCTGGAGGTGAGGGCCGCTCTGAGTGCGCTTAAAAACAAGCTGCTCGCTgaacagaaagagaaggaggtaAGAAGGATGGAGAAGGGAGACTGTACGTGTGGACTGTGGAGATAGAGGAAAACACTGAGCATTGTCTGAGAGGTGAAGATTGGTATGTGTGAataattcctgtgtgtgtgtctcagcacCTCGCCTGTGTGATCACTAAGAGGAAGCATCTGGAATGCTGTGACCTGCAGATCTGCTCAATACAACAGCTCAGTTCCCTCAGGACCTCACTCAACCATGACGTACACGGTCAGTAGGCGGTCACTACATGGAAATCTTGGTCATTACATGGGAAAAAGTGGTTATTACATGGTAATAACTTGTTAGTGAGTGCACTGGCATGTGAGTGCTTGCCGTACAGTTTGTGCATTTTTGGCTCTATGTATTTGTGCCTTGTTGTTGTGCTTTGCATGTGACAATAGTAGTAACACTAGtaatattctattatattcttgTAGACCTGAGCTCTGAGTTGGTGAGTCACCTGTTGATAAGGGACCAGCTGAG carries:
- the LOC110533701 gene encoding schwannomin-interacting protein 1 translates to MEGDTETAEEKEGDDTELSGEEGVGQLHQSGGSSDEDQDLPIMQWEDLSLRIAELEKQEEERRERAKSMSGSEQRSVSGGWAEERQGGLRRREEWEEEDYGRCRVTVFSSRFHNHRNLQLCYTNNSESEDDDTEEGAGKEGSKEAGSHGYHPSGLKLEVRAALSALKNKLLAEQKEKEHLACVITKRKHLECCDLQICSIQQLSSLRTSLNHDVHDLSSELVSHLLIRDQLRTKQDAMLLDVQDLT